In Deltaproteobacteria bacterium, a single window of DNA contains:
- a CDS encoding phosphoglycerate dehydrogenase, whose product MPKVVVSDALAEQGLTILQRASGLEVVNVPGISPGELAGVLADADGLVVRSGTKVTADVIAAAPQLKVIGRAGIGVDNVDVSAATQRGIVVVNTPEGNNVTTAEHAIALLVSLARHVPQATASMKAGKWEKTKFQGMELYNRTLGVVGLGNIGRIVAERARGLGMRVIAYDPFISPEVAQQMDVELVSLDDLFTRSDAITVHVPKTKDTTKLINAERLAKAKPGVLIINAARGGIVDEAALLAALSSGHVAGAALDVFEQEPTPKDHPLVVHPNVICTPHLGASTEQAQINVSIAVAEQVRDFLLNGEVRNAVNMPSISPELLAQVRPYLVLGEKLGRFQGQLRPGAIEEIEIEYAGDVSNLRVSAITIAVLKGVLESVTDRVNMVNAPVIARERGIRVVETKSSRPIDFASAITTRVKGRTQRLITGALFHGNQPRIVRIDDFMLEAIPEGPTILIQNHDRPGVVGAVGLLLGECAINISRMQLALIRERGEAAMIVNVDQAPDERVMERLRSLPNMISAQLVDLGR is encoded by the coding sequence GTGCCGAAAGTGGTGGTGAGCGACGCACTCGCGGAGCAGGGGCTCACGATCCTGCAGCGCGCCTCGGGCCTCGAGGTCGTGAACGTGCCGGGCATCTCGCCCGGTGAGCTCGCGGGCGTTCTCGCCGACGCGGACGGCCTCGTGGTGCGGAGCGGTACGAAGGTCACGGCGGACGTGATCGCCGCGGCGCCGCAGCTGAAGGTGATCGGGCGCGCGGGCATCGGCGTCGACAACGTCGACGTCTCCGCCGCGACCCAGCGCGGCATCGTCGTGGTCAACACGCCGGAAGGGAACAACGTCACTACGGCGGAGCACGCGATCGCGCTGCTCGTTTCGCTCGCGCGGCACGTGCCGCAGGCGACCGCCTCGATGAAGGCGGGCAAGTGGGAGAAGACGAAGTTCCAGGGCATGGAGCTCTACAACCGCACGCTCGGCGTGGTGGGGCTCGGCAACATCGGCCGCATCGTGGCCGAGCGCGCGCGCGGGCTCGGCATGCGCGTGATCGCGTACGACCCGTTCATCTCGCCGGAAGTGGCGCAGCAGATGGACGTCGAGCTGGTGTCGCTCGACGACCTCTTCACGCGCAGCGACGCGATCACGGTTCACGTCCCGAAGACGAAGGACACGACGAAGCTGATCAACGCCGAACGGCTCGCGAAGGCGAAGCCCGGCGTGCTCATCATCAACGCGGCGCGCGGCGGCATCGTCGACGAGGCGGCGCTGCTCGCGGCGCTGAGCTCCGGCCACGTGGCGGGCGCTGCGCTCGACGTGTTCGAGCAGGAGCCGACCCCGAAAGATCATCCGCTCGTGGTGCACCCGAACGTGATCTGCACGCCGCACCTCGGCGCGAGCACGGAGCAGGCGCAGATCAACGTCTCGATCGCGGTGGCGGAGCAGGTGCGCGACTTCCTGCTGAACGGCGAAGTGCGCAACGCCGTGAACATGCCCTCGATCTCGCCGGAGCTGCTCGCCCAGGTGCGCCCGTACCTCGTGCTCGGCGAGAAGCTCGGGCGCTTCCAGGGCCAGCTGCGCCCAGGTGCGATCGAAGAGATCGAGATCGAGTACGCGGGCGATGTCTCGAATCTGCGCGTGTCCGCCATAACAATCGCGGTGCTGAAGGGCGTGCTCGAGTCGGTGACCGATCGCGTGAACATGGTGAACGCGCCGGTGATCGCGCGCGAGCGCGGCATCCGCGTAGTCGAGACGAAGTCGTCGCGCCCGATCGATTTCGCGAGCGCGATCACGACGCGCGTGAAGGGCCGCACGCAGCGGCTCATCACCGGCGCGCTCTTTCACGGCAATCAGCCGCGCATCGTGCGCATCGACGACTTCATGCTCGAGGCGATTCCCGAGGGCCCGACGATCCTCATCCAGAATCACGACCGCCCCGGTGTGGTCGGCGCGGTGGGCCTCTTGTTGGGTGAGTGCGCCATCAACATCTCGCGCATGCAGCTCGCGCTGATCCGCGAGAGGGGCGAGGCCGCGATGATCGTGAACGTGGATCAGGCGCCCGACGAGCGCGTGATGGAGCGGCTGCGCTCGCTGCCGAACATGATCAGCGCGCAGCTCGTGGACCTCGGGCGATGA
- the aroA gene encoding 3-phosphoshikimate 1-carboxyvinyltransferase, which produces MSAALPDPLPIRPRGPLAATVRPPGSRSLANRAQLAAALARGTSVVRNLTPSDDVDAMRLGLEALGVRMERIGGADDWRIHGVDGRFAPIASAIDVRASGTTARFLTAAATLASAPVMLDGTKRMRERPIADLAAALGALGARVEVLGERGCPPVRAGGSRLVGGEALLDVRRSSSQYVSGILLAAPYAERDVTLRLAGDEVTSRPFVDMTLAVMRDFGADVEWRGPGTLFVRAGRGYRAREYFVEPDAQGAVYGFAAAAIVGGHVTVEHIARDSTQGELAFLGALEAMGCAVERSDHAITVRSAPKLRGIRVDANAWSDSALALAVVALFADGPTEIVNVPNLRIKETDRLAALERELAKLGARTSTGADWLRIEPGPARSAEIDTYDDHRMAMSFALAGLRIPGVAIRDPGCVSKTWPGFFEALASWA; this is translated from the coding sequence ATGTCCGCCGCCCTGCCCGACCCGCTGCCGATCCGCCCGCGCGGCCCGCTCGCGGCGACGGTGCGCCCGCCTGGCTCGCGCAGCCTCGCGAATCGCGCGCAGCTCGCGGCGGCCCTCGCGCGCGGCACGAGCGTCGTGCGCAACCTCACGCCGAGCGACGACGTGGATGCGATGCGGCTCGGGCTCGAGGCGCTCGGCGTGCGCATGGAGCGCATCGGGGGTGCGGACGACTGGCGCATCCACGGTGTCGACGGGCGCTTCGCGCCGATCGCGAGCGCCATCGACGTGCGCGCGTCCGGCACCACCGCGCGCTTCCTCACTGCGGCGGCCACGCTCGCGAGTGCTCCGGTCATGCTCGACGGCACGAAGCGCATGCGCGAGCGCCCGATCGCGGATCTCGCCGCCGCGCTCGGCGCACTCGGGGCGCGCGTCGAGGTGCTCGGCGAGCGCGGCTGTCCCCCTGTGCGCGCAGGCGGCTCGCGCCTCGTCGGCGGCGAGGCGTTGCTCGACGTGCGGCGCAGCTCGAGCCAGTACGTGTCGGGGATCTTGCTTGCGGCGCCGTACGCGGAGCGCGATGTCACGCTGCGCCTCGCCGGGGACGAAGTCACCTCGCGCCCGTTCGTGGACATGACCCTCGCCGTGATGCGCGACTTCGGCGCCGACGTCGAATGGCGCGGCCCGGGCACATTGTTCGTGCGCGCGGGCCGCGGCTACCGCGCGCGCGAGTACTTCGTCGAGCCCGATGCGCAGGGCGCCGTCTACGGCTTCGCGGCCGCGGCGATCGTGGGCGGGCACGTGACGGTGGAGCACATTGCGCGCGACTCGACGCAGGGCGAGCTCGCCTTCCTCGGCGCGCTCGAAGCGATGGGCTGCGCGGTCGAGCGCAGCGACCACGCGATCACGGTGCGCAGTGCGCCGAAGCTGCGCGGCATTCGCGTCGACGCCAACGCGTGGTCCGACTCGGCGCTCGCGCTCGCGGTCGTCGCGCTCTTCGCCGACGGCCCGACCGAGATCGTCAACGTGCCGAACCTGCGCATCAAAGAGACCGACCGCCTCGCCGCGCTCGAGCGCGAGCTCGCGAAGCTGGGCGCGCGCACGAGCACGGGCGCGGACTGGCTGCGCATCGAGCCGGGTCCAGCGCGCAGCGCCGAGATCGACACCTACGACGACCACCGCATGGCGATGTCGTTCGCGCTCGCCGGCCTGCGCATCCCCGGCGTCGCGATCCGCGACCCCGGCTGCGTGAGCAAGACGTGGCCGGGGTTTTTTGAGGCGCTCGCGAGCTGGGCGTGA
- a CDS encoding biopolymer transporter ExbD, producing the protein MAVQLPGDDESGGGIVAEINITPLTDVFLVLLIIFMVTSSVIANTGKKVDLPSAQEAGKTPPKAVNVTISTDGTIQVDGDVVARDALQDKIKAALEVATDKIVILRGDKEIVYGEAVFVLDQAQIAGAEGFALATIKVKGGGE; encoded by the coding sequence ATGGCGGTTCAGCTTCCGGGCGATGACGAGAGCGGCGGCGGAATCGTCGCCGAGATCAACATCACGCCGCTGACCGACGTGTTCCTCGTGCTGCTGATCATCTTCATGGTCACGTCGTCGGTGATCGCGAACACGGGCAAGAAGGTCGATCTGCCTTCGGCCCAGGAGGCAGGCAAGACGCCGCCGAAGGCCGTGAACGTCACGATCTCGACCGACGGCACGATTCAAGTCGACGGCGACGTAGTCGCCCGCGACGCGCTGCAAGACAAGATCAAGGCCGCGCTCGAAGTGGCGACGGACAAGATCGTGATCCTGCGCGGCGACAAGGAGATCGTCTACGGCGAGGCCGTGTTCGTGCTCGACCAAGCCCAGATCGCCGGCGCCGAAGGCTTCGCGCTCGCGACCATCAAGGTGAAGGGCGGGGGCGAGTAG
- a CDS encoding MotA/TolQ/ExbB proton channel family protein, producing MSASELLHLLQLGWYVTYPLGILSVIVFSISFERLWKFRGMEQATRDVTRKVVDHLLKRDLPAARALCEASTTPMSTVFAEGLRWGNFAVEDIQTVLATARQEFLTDLKRGIWFVGTIGSLAPYIGLLGTVIGIIGAFGAIAESGDAGFAVVSEGISEALIATAVGLLIAIIALLLYNYLNTRIAAITGTSARATERFVQALLTLEAGEAPHGGSASGR from the coding sequence ATGAGCGCATCCGAGCTCTTGCATCTGCTCCAGCTGGGCTGGTACGTGACGTACCCGCTCGGAATCCTGTCAGTGATCGTGTTCTCGATCAGCTTCGAGCGGCTCTGGAAGTTTCGCGGGATGGAGCAGGCGACGCGCGACGTCACGCGCAAAGTCGTCGATCACCTCCTGAAACGAGACCTGCCCGCCGCCCGCGCGCTGTGTGAAGCCTCGACGACGCCGATGTCAACGGTATTCGCCGAGGGCCTGCGCTGGGGCAACTTCGCCGTCGAGGACATCCAAACCGTGCTCGCGACGGCGCGCCAGGAGTTCCTGACCGACCTCAAGCGCGGCATCTGGTTCGTCGGCACGATCGGCTCGCTCGCGCCGTACATCGGCCTGCTCGGCACGGTGATCGGCATCATCGGCGCCTTCGGTGCGATCGCGGAGAGCGGCGACGCCGGCTTCGCGGTGGTGTCGGAAGGCATCTCGGAGGCGCTGATCGCTACGGCGGTCGGCCTGTTGATCGCGATCATCGCGCTGCTTCTCTACAACTACTTGAACACGCGCATCGCGGCGATCACGGGCACGAGCGCGCGGGCGACCGAGCGCTTCGTGCAGGCGCTGCTCACGCTCGAAGCGGGGGAGGCGCCGCATGGCGGTTCAGCTTCCGGGCGATGA
- a CDS encoding LysM peptidoglycan-binding domain-containing protein, with protein sequence MRAALLTTAVVLLVFVAWANLRGSLGSERRPDLATSQSSGELPDVAAPPTRAAEIASPSPEAVYEPATGAPPARQHVVAAGETLATISLRHYGDETHANAIYEANRDQIRDPAQLHEGQTLSLP encoded by the coding sequence ATGCGCGCTGCGCTCCTGACCACAGCCGTCGTGCTTCTCGTGTTCGTCGCCTGGGCGAATCTGCGCGGATCTCTCGGGTCTGAGCGACGACCCGACCTCGCGACGTCGCAGTCCTCGGGCGAGCTGCCCGATGTCGCTGCGCCCCCGACGCGCGCCGCGGAGATTGCGTCACCGAGCCCCGAGGCCGTCTACGAACCGGCCACGGGCGCGCCGCCCGCCCGTCAGCACGTCGTCGCTGCGGGCGAGACGCTCGCCACGATCTCGCTCCGTCATTACGGCGACGAGACGCACGCGAACGCCATCTACGAAGCCAACCGCGACCAGATTCGCGATCCCGCGCAGCTGCACGAGGGGCAGACGCTGAGCCTGCCGTGA
- a CDS encoding sigma 54-interacting transcriptional regulator: MRPQSILWIGDPAGLQANPAAQCPELDLVWARDASDALALPLTSFACVVMDADVGSDALAERLRSLGAADVLLTHDPARYPRLADLARRPAKPALRGVVAASEAMQRVLALVGRAQATHATVLLTGETGTGKEVMARAIHAGSARSRAPFVALNCAAFPEGLLESELFGHARGAFTGADRAKEGLFVAADGGTLFLDEVGETSLPFQVKLLRALQEREVRPVGGTRTQRVDVRVIAATNRELRRDIDRGAFRADLYYRLAVFPLRLPPLRERRADIAPLATHFLASHGEREGKRGCALATDALALLAAHTWPGNVRELENEMLRALALSEPGEEIPAARLSQRLGEHVDLAEALPAGGEPLRVTLARVETLVLQRSLARHSGRRAETARALGITREGLHKKLRRLGIA; this comes from the coding sequence GTGCGACCGCAGTCGATTTTGTGGATCGGAGATCCCGCGGGCTTGCAGGCCAACCCTGCAGCCCAGTGCCCCGAGCTCGACCTCGTCTGGGCGCGCGACGCCAGCGACGCGCTCGCGCTGCCCCTCACGAGCTTCGCGTGCGTCGTGATGGATGCGGACGTGGGCAGCGACGCGCTCGCGGAACGGCTGCGCAGCCTCGGCGCGGCCGACGTGCTGCTCACGCACGATCCCGCGCGCTACCCGCGCCTCGCGGACCTCGCGCGCCGCCCTGCGAAGCCAGCGCTGCGCGGCGTCGTCGCCGCCAGCGAGGCGATGCAGCGCGTGCTCGCGCTCGTCGGACGCGCACAAGCCACGCACGCCACGGTCCTGCTCACCGGCGAGACCGGCACCGGCAAGGAGGTGATGGCGCGCGCGATTCACGCCGGCAGCGCGCGTTCGCGCGCCCCGTTCGTGGCGCTCAACTGCGCAGCGTTTCCGGAAGGGCTGCTCGAGAGCGAGCTGTTCGGCCATGCGCGAGGCGCGTTCACGGGGGCCGACCGCGCCAAGGAAGGGCTGTTCGTCGCGGCGGACGGCGGGACGCTCTTCCTCGACGAAGTGGGCGAGACCTCCCTGCCCTTCCAAGTGAAGTTGTTACGGGCGCTGCAGGAGCGCGAGGTTCGGCCGGTGGGCGGAACGCGCACGCAGCGCGTCGACGTGCGCGTGATCGCGGCGACGAACCGCGAGCTGCGGCGCGACATCGATCGCGGCGCGTTTCGCGCAGACCTGTACTACCGCCTCGCCGTGTTCCCGCTGCGCCTGCCGCCGCTGCGCGAGCGCCGCGCCGACATCGCGCCGCTCGCCACGCACTTCCTCGCCTCGCACGGCGAGCGCGAAGGCAAACGCGGCTGCGCGCTCGCAACGGACGCGCTCGCGCTGCTCGCCGCGCACACCTGGCCCGGCAACGTGCGCGAGCTCGAGAACGAGATGCTGCGCGCGCTCGCGCTCTCGGAGCCAGGCGAGGAGATTCCCGCGGCGCGGCTGTCGCAGCGCCTCGGCGAGCACGTCGATCTCGCGGAGGCGCTGCCCGCCGGCGGCGAGCCGCTGCGCGTCACTCTCGCGCGCGTGGAGACGCTCGTACTCCAGCGCAGCCTCGCGCGGCACAGCGGCCGCCGCGCGGAGACCGCGCGCGCGCTCGGCATCACGCGCGAAGGGCTGCACAAGAAGCTGCGGCGACTCGGCATCGCCTGA
- a CDS encoding fibronectin type III domain-containing protein, with protein sequence METRTPLLSAARAAGIGLLSALLLLTPVNLGAAPRDHVIVWMPPGGTVGGYRVHVGPQPSLYDQVLDLGVVPIDPDGLGRATLTLDSSFDYYVALVAYNSAGDSPKSNEIRVAKSMCDPTQCSDNESCTADDCGPNGCTHTPVPDGTHCSAGPSSAGMCSAGRCQPAQCTQASHCDDGNACNGAESCSVTGSCSAGTPLSCGAPKQCSIPSCDPARGCIEIARPDGTLCNDGRRNTTGDRCVAGVCRGKRIRR encoded by the coding sequence ATGGAAACGCGCACCCCCCTCCTCTCCGCCGCTCGCGCCGCAGGCATCGGCCTGCTGAGCGCGCTCCTCCTGCTCACGCCGGTGAACCTCGGCGCCGCGCCGCGCGATCACGTGATCGTGTGGATGCCGCCGGGCGGCACCGTCGGTGGCTATCGCGTGCACGTCGGCCCGCAGCCATCGCTCTACGACCAGGTGCTCGACCTCGGCGTCGTGCCGATCGATCCCGACGGACTCGGCCGCGCCACGCTCACGCTCGACTCGTCGTTCGACTACTACGTGGCGCTGGTCGCGTACAACAGCGCCGGCGACTCGCCGAAGTCGAACGAGATCCGCGTCGCGAAGTCGATGTGCGATCCCACGCAGTGCAGTGACAACGAGTCGTGCACCGCCGACGACTGCGGTCCGAACGGCTGCACCCACACTCCGGTTCCCGACGGCACTCACTGCAGCGCCGGCCCGAGCTCGGCAGGCATGTGCTCGGCTGGCCGCTGCCAGCCTGCGCAGTGCACGCAGGCCTCGCACTGCGACGACGGCAACGCGTGCAACGGCGCCGAGTCGTGCAGCGTGACGGGATCGTGCAGCGCCGGCACGCCACTCAGCTGCGGCGCGCCGAAGCAGTGCTCGATTCCGAGCTGCGATCCCGCGCGCGGCTGCATCGAGATCGCGCGCCCGGACGGCACGCTCTGCAACGACGGCCGCCGCAACACCACGGGCGACCGGTGCGTCGCCGGCGTGTGCCGCGGGAAGCGCATCCGCCGCTGA
- the typA gene encoding translational GTPase TypA, translated as MAVTDSIGARAPRTDLRNVAIIAHVDHGKTTLVDGLFRFTGALRANQAMQERAMDSNDIERERGITILAKTTSIDYEGVHIHIVDTPGHSDFGGEVERVLGMVDSVLLLVDAVDGVMPQTRFVLRKALEHGLRPIVVVNKIDRPESRGDAIVDEVFDLLVELGANDVQLEFPVVFCSAKQMIAGLSLDEPMKDLRPLLETILAHAPAPMVDRKGPLQFQAVTLGYDEFLGRLVIGRVIRGRLARGVPVVRIPEKGAPEPFRITKLFGTKGLDRVELDSAEAGDIAIVAGIDDVQIGDTVADPSDPTPLPRIAIDPPTIRVKFSVNTSPFSGREGKFLTSRQIGERLEREALTNVSIKLEPTESTETFQVAGRGELQIAILIENLRREGYEFSVSRPEIIPREVEGALCEPVEDVIAEVPEQYAGAVMEGLAVRKGRMLDMEPQGNRTWLHFAVPSRGLFGYRGQFLTATRGEGVLHRTIRGYEPYAGPLAGRGVGAIIASEAGKTTPYAMFHIQERSTLFVHSGTPVYEGQIVGENARAGDLNVNIVRAKKLTNIRAAGKDENTIVTPPRQLTIESALEWIEEDELLEVTPQSLRLRKRVLAANMRKR; from the coding sequence ATGGCGGTCACCGACTCGATTGGCGCGCGCGCTCCGCGCACCGACCTGCGCAACGTCGCGATCATCGCGCACGTCGATCACGGCAAGACCACGCTCGTCGACGGCCTGTTCCGTTTCACCGGTGCGCTGCGTGCGAATCAGGCGATGCAAGAGCGCGCGATGGACTCGAACGACATCGAGCGCGAGCGCGGCATCACGATCCTCGCGAAGACCACCTCGATCGACTACGAGGGCGTGCACATCCACATCGTGGACACGCCGGGCCACTCGGATTTCGGCGGTGAGGTGGAGCGCGTGCTCGGCATGGTCGACAGCGTGCTGCTGCTGGTCGACGCGGTCGACGGCGTGATGCCGCAGACTCGCTTCGTGCTGCGCAAGGCGCTCGAGCACGGCCTGCGCCCGATCGTGGTCGTGAACAAGATCGATCGCCCCGAGTCGCGCGGCGACGCGATCGTCGACGAGGTGTTCGACCTGCTCGTCGAGCTCGGCGCGAACGACGTGCAGCTCGAGTTCCCCGTCGTGTTCTGCAGCGCGAAGCAGATGATCGCCGGCCTGAGTCTCGACGAGCCGATGAAGGATCTGCGGCCGCTGCTCGAGACGATCCTCGCGCACGCGCCGGCGCCGATGGTCGACCGCAAGGGACCGCTGCAGTTCCAGGCCGTGACGCTCGGCTACGACGAGTTCTTGGGGCGTCTCGTGATCGGCCGCGTGATCCGCGGCCGGCTCGCGCGCGGCGTGCCGGTCGTGCGCATCCCCGAGAAGGGCGCGCCCGAGCCGTTCCGCATCACGAAGCTGTTCGGCACGAAGGGCCTCGATCGCGTCGAGCTCGACAGCGCCGAAGCGGGCGACATCGCGATCGTGGCGGGCATCGACGACGTGCAGATCGGCGACACGGTCGCGGACCCGAGCGATCCGACGCCGCTGCCGCGCATCGCGATCGACCCGCCCACGATCCGCGTGAAGTTCTCGGTGAACACGTCGCCGTTCTCGGGACGCGAGGGCAAGTTCCTGACGAGCCGGCAGATCGGCGAGCGGCTCGAGCGCGAGGCGCTCACCAACGTCTCGATCAAGCTCGAGCCCACCGAATCGACCGAGACGTTCCAGGTCGCCGGCCGCGGCGAGCTGCAGATCGCGATCCTGATCGAGAACTTGCGCCGCGAGGGCTACGAGTTTTCCGTCTCGCGCCCGGAGATCATCCCGCGCGAAGTCGAAGGCGCGCTGTGCGAGCCGGTCGAGGACGTGATCGCCGAGGTGCCCGAGCAGTACGCGGGCGCGGTGATGGAAGGCCTCGCGGTGCGCAAGGGCCGCATGCTCGACATGGAGCCCCAGGGCAACCGCACCTGGCTGCACTTCGCGGTGCCGAGCCGCGGGCTGTTCGGCTACCGCGGACAATTCCTCACTGCGACGCGCGGTGAAGGCGTGCTGCATCGCACGATCCGCGGCTACGAGCCCTACGCGGGGCCGCTCGCCGGCCGGGGCGTCGGCGCGATCATCGCGAGCGAGGCGGGCAAGACGACGCCGTACGCGATGTTCCACATCCAGGAGCGCTCGACGCTGTTCGTGCATTCGGGCACGCCGGTGTACGAGGGCCAGATCGTCGGCGAGAACGCGCGCGCGGGCGACCTCAACGTGAACATCGTGCGCGCGAAGAAGCTCACGAACATTCGCGCCGCGGGGAAAGACGAGAACACGATCGTGACGCCGCCGCGCCAGCTCACGATCGAGTCCGCGCTCGAGTGGATCGAGGAAGACGAGCTGCTCGAGGTGACGCCGCAGTCGCTGCGCCTGCGCAAGCGCGTGCTCGCGGCGAACATGCGCAAGCGCTGA
- a CDS encoding SRPBCC family protein codes for MKNVLFALTLVVGGFAAFVATRPSEFRIERSTTIAAPSEIVFEEIDDFRRWAAWSPWEKMDPAMKREYSGPASGVGATYHWIGNEQVGEGRMTIVESAPARVAIRLEFVTPMKATNDVTLELGPAAGGTDVTWAMTGKNDFMAKAAGLFMDVDAMVGADFERGLADLTKVVEARWAAERAAREAAEAAAAAAVTEAAADAAAPEAPPES; via the coding sequence ATGAAGAACGTGCTGTTCGCGCTGACTCTCGTCGTGGGCGGCTTCGCGGCGTTCGTCGCGACGCGGCCGAGCGAGTTTCGCATCGAGCGCTCCACCACGATCGCGGCGCCGAGCGAGATCGTGTTCGAGGAGATCGACGACTTCCGGCGCTGGGCCGCCTGGTCGCCGTGGGAGAAGATGGACCCCGCGATGAAGCGCGAGTACTCGGGGCCTGCTTCCGGCGTCGGTGCGACTTATCACTGGATCGGCAACGAGCAGGTCGGCGAGGGGCGCATGACGATCGTCGAAAGCGCGCCCGCGCGCGTCGCGATTCGCCTCGAGTTCGTGACCCCGATGAAGGCGACCAACGACGTGACGCTCGAGCTCGGGCCGGCGGCTGGCGGCACCGACGTCACCTGGGCGATGACCGGCAAGAACGACTTCATGGCCAAGGCAGCCGGCCTGTTCATGGACGTCGACGCGATGGTCGGCGCGGACTTCGAGCGCGGCCTCGCGGATCTCACGAAGGTCGTCGAAGCGCGCTGGGCCGCGGAGCGCGCCGCGCGCGAAGCCGCCGAGGCAGCGGCCGCAGCGGCGGTCACGGAGGCGGCGGCGGACGCGGCTGCGCCGGAAGCGCCGCCCGAGAGCTAG
- a CDS encoding dienelactone hydrolase family protein, whose amino-acid sequence MAFAGSEIEFASNGERARGYLSVPARGHGPGVIVLQEWWGLVDHIREVCDRLAREGFVALAPDLYRGESTADPDVAGRLMMDLELPRAARDLEGAITALVNHHAVNGGKVAAIGFCMGGQLALYAAALSPRISAVVDCYGVHPNVRIDFTKIRAAVMGVFAERDAFVPPETAHQLEADLRAAGVRTDFTVFAGVDHAFLNDTRPAEYDAATAQRAWGRILSFLRAGLS is encoded by the coding sequence ATGGCGTTCGCAGGCAGCGAGATCGAGTTCGCGAGCAACGGGGAGCGCGCGCGCGGCTACCTGAGCGTGCCCGCCCGCGGCCATGGTCCCGGCGTGATCGTGCTGCAGGAGTGGTGGGGGCTCGTCGACCACATTCGCGAGGTGTGCGATCGGCTCGCGCGCGAGGGTTTCGTGGCGCTCGCGCCGGACCTGTATCGCGGCGAGTCGACCGCGGACCCCGACGTCGCCGGGCGCCTGATGATGGACCTCGAGCTGCCGCGTGCGGCGCGCGACCTCGAGGGCGCGATCACGGCGCTCGTGAACCATCACGCCGTGAACGGCGGCAAGGTCGCCGCGATCGGCTTCTGCATGGGCGGCCAGCTCGCGCTCTACGCGGCGGCGCTCAGCCCGCGCATCTCGGCGGTCGTCGATTGTTATGGCGTGCATCCGAACGTGCGCATCGACTTCACGAAGATTCGCGCCGCGGTCATGGGTGTCTTCGCCGAGCGCGACGCGTTCGTTCCGCCGGAGACCGCGCATCAACTCGAGGCCGATCTGCGCGCCGCGGGCGTGCGCACGGACTTCACGGTGTTCGCCGGCGTCGACCACGCCTTCCTCAACGACACGCGGCCCGCCGAGTACGACGCCGCCACCGCGCAGCGCGCTTGGGGTCGCATTCTCTCGTTCCTGCGTGCCGGGCTCTCCTGA